The nucleotide sequence ataccaaatatcagtgACCTACAAGTGGATCCCCAtcaactgacctaatcacaaactaaaacatgtaaactaagcaaaaattGAGAGTCAATAGACCACGTCTAAGAGAGCTGGGTAAATAATCTCCAAGGGAATGAGATGTGTTATTGCTATTACAACAGCATATtgaatatcattgacctaccactaatggttcccaaTAAACTAGACATAATCagaaactaatacattgttgatccTGCCGCAGACACCATTAACAGTATACCTAGGACTTGCTTTGATAAATATCAACCAGCTACATTAGGATTTTGATTGTCTGAAAGCAATCTATGTCCAAAAAATGTTTGATGTCACCACAGAAATAGCATACTTTACTCTCAACCACCTGACTTAGTCACAAAAGTTATTTGACTAAATTTACATTAATTGCACCATACTTTATTATCATGATACAGGGTTaacaaataaacacaataaaatttatacaTTCAACACATTCATGTAAAAGTATAAAAGTTTCATAAGGAAACATATTTCTTATTTTCTATATAAGTTTTCAAGAATTAAGGTATAAACTTCCAGTAttgtagtttttggcttaaatgtttaaaaattaaaacataatacaGAAAACATGTGATCAACTCTgactttaaaaataattgaaatagttGTACTGTTGCACATTAAACATACTGTTCCTTACTTTGAAATAGCCATGGAAAATCTTGATCTCAAAAGTTGGtggttattttatatttttttctttcgcATAAAGCGTCTTTTAAAAAAGcaaagttattttcttttttttgtttgatttaaagtGCAAATTGGTTTAATATCATACAACATTCACACATTATCacatacataaacatatatacagtACAGTTCAGCTTGTTTTGTTCAATCTGTTCAATGAAAGCAATCAATATAGGCAACAAAAGTAGAAAAGCAACACTTAATTTGAAAACCAAAGTGGTAttgtaaaaaaacagaaaatggcTGCCCTATATGTTAAAATACATTAACCAATTTTTATGGTGAAATTATTCAAGCAGCAGTATTTCTAGAAAAAGTTCAATACTGTTTTCCTAGCAAccaattcaaatttaaatatgcGTAAAAATATTAGGTTGCCAAGTAGTTGGTTTTATGATGTTTATAGCTGGTATTAATACatgaaaaatacatacaaaaatcaTTTACCATTTAGTTCCTTTAAAACTTTATGTCATGAAATAGTAGCTTATAtgataaataatgtaaaataCCCATAATACCTCATGATTCACTGGTAGTACATAAAACACCCtttatctaataaaataaataacaaaaattcatGGCTAGTACCGATACTTAATGTAATATACAGGTGGATCTGTCAAAATTAATCTGGCTCTGCAATACAAAGCACATAGATTCTAAAGTAGGATCTGGTGTATTCTAATGCCTAGCACAGTACAATTATCAcggtaaaaaaaattgaaactttcTCTATTTTTCATATCAGGTTGTATATTGGAACCTTTATCattctaaaaaatatttcaaaattgttaaataaCAACATTCAATATTACACTTTGGTTGTAACCAAAATTAAAATCAGAATAGCTGTCTGATGTAGAGTTTTAACATATTTCAGAatttttggcatttattttaaaattgtcaatatttgagtaactgcaaaaaaaatatttgacattccATCGAAAATCTCCCAAAATGTtcacatttactttattttttattccaGGAAGGTCCTTGGTTAAGTCTTACAATCAACACCCAAATGTATTCTCTCCACTATAAGCAATGTATAAGAAACCATCATCATCTTTATGTTCCTCGTAAACTTGTCCCATACTGGCACTAAAATGAAAgattacaatatataaataacactaTGAATTAACATGTTcttcataaattttataacagAGAGTTTAAATATGTTGTGTAAAAAGTGTTGTTATTCGGTTTGGCAGAACTTTAGTATATAAGGTAACTGCACAAGTTTAAAGTTATATAGAGGATTGATTAGTGACTAAACCAGCACACGTTTCACAGTTAGAAATCTAATTTTTCTTCtacaaaattatttatgtatttttgttgtcATATTGTTGTAGTATCTAAAACatgttgttgatattttttttttgttacagctCCCATGCGATTTCTTGTGTGTTAATAGGGACATTATATTTTAGTTTAGACTTTGAGGAAGAGGAGTTTTTTTGTATAAGCAAATAAAAGTAAGAGCTGGTCACTGCATCATTCAGTACCCTAACATTGTGTTTAGGTTTTATTGCATTCAGTAGGGAAAGAACATAATTGCATGTTCTCAATCATGTTCACATGGTTTCAAAGAAGCTGGTGCATTTTAGCACATAAATAGTGTATGCTAGTTAAAACGAagtaaatttaaaacataaattgatTGTCAAACATAGTGTACCTGGATTGTGGTAGTACTTTGCCAACAAACAAGAAGATAGCTTTCTCTGATGGCAGTTGAATTCTTTTTCGTATAATCCACATAAACTGAGCTACAGAAATGTCATTAGGAACAAGGAATTTTCTCTTGTCTATATCTT is from Mytilus galloprovincialis chromosome 6, xbMytGall1.hap1.1, whole genome shotgun sequence and encodes:
- the LOC143080924 gene encoding gamma-aminobutyric acid receptor-associated protein-like 2, translating into MKFKFREEHTFEQRKAESTKIKDKYPERIPVIVEKDPKSHIQDIDKRKFLVPNDISVAQFMWIIRKRIQLPSEKAIFLFVGKVLPQSSASMGQVYEEHKDDDGFLYIAYSGENTFGC